Genomic segment of Arachis hypogaea cultivar Tifrunner chromosome 11, arahy.Tifrunner.gnm2.J5K5, whole genome shotgun sequence:
ataaaatataattaacattTAACATAGTCTAAACCCTAAACTGAGTATTATAATCCAATTTTCCATTTTTCCAGTAAGAAATCAAACTCCAAACCCTAAATCCGATTTCACAGTAACAAAATTctctaaaccctaaatccaaTTTGACAGcaacaaaatttatctctaaaTCCAAATTTATCAATTAACAGAATTCAAAACTTAATCCTAACTCCAATTTCACATTAATAGAATTGAAATCGTAGCAATttcatcaattaaaaatcaaaatatacattaaaacgAAAGAGCAGAGGCGGAccagaggcagaggcagaggcgCCAAAGCTTTGAGCAGAAAGCAGTGAGCGACGCAGTGAGAGGAGGAAGGTGAGCGGCAGCGGCTCTCCTCTGACAGCGATGAAGGACGGCTCTTCTCTGGACGGCGACAAAGGCGGATCTCCTATGAACGGCGCCAACCAAGACAACTCTCCTCTGGACGGCGACGAAAACTGCGACGGTTCTCCTCAGGCGTGTGCCGTGAAGACGGCTCTCCTGTCCTCTGGACGGCGACAAAGTGGTGACAGTTCTCTTCTCCTCAAACGCACGGCGTGAAGACGGCTCTCCTCTCTTCTGGACGCATAGGCATAGTTGGTGATGACAGATCTGAATAAGCTGGTGATGGCAGAAGCATGGCTGGAGCAGCTTCGTCTTCGCGGAGTAGAAGCGACAATGTGGGTGCAGCGGCGACACGGGTGCAGGCGGCACCAACACTGTGAGAAGCAAGCACAGAGCAATACCGGCGACTCAgtgagaggaagaaagtaagcGGCGGCAagggagaaagaaaaaggaaaaaagacgGAGAGGGTGAGACTTGAGAGAGTGAGAGACTGAGAGTGATCTGATGAGAAAGTGAGGGAGAGACGTGAATTAAGTTTTTGTTTCCATcataatacatacatatatatatattataaggaTATTTATTTAATTCCAGCTATACGGGTATTTTACGCGTATCACGGGGTGGATACCTCTCTTCCTGCTTCCGCCCCATACCTGCTCCGTCAGAGAAAATTGCCATCCCTAAAGACGAAAGAGGACGATGTGGGTTGGATGGTGAGTGTTGGGCACCAAAGTACCTTTCGACGTAGTTGGGAGGAATGTGGTGAATGCCACAATGGGGTTTTGTTATGTGCTTGTGGATCTACACTTGAATGTGGTGGTGATGGACGTGGTCCTCAACTTTTTACTTCTTACCGTAGTTCTGGGCTTTTTGGCGGTTCATTTCCGCAGTTTGAGCAAAGCAAATGGGAAAAAGAGAGAGGGGAGTGGATAAAAACAAATATTAGAAGGGTATTTTAGTAACTTTAAATATATCAACCTTTATTTTCatcttaaacaaaatataatactGAAATATTTTTCTCATCACATCAAGTTACTACCACCCTAGAATTGGACCGGTCATAGTTACATTTTAGTTTTTGGCAATGCGGTACTAAAATTGGATTTTGGTATTTCCTTTCTCAATATTTCTATTTTGGCCAAATGTTGAGTTACAAAATTGGTAGAAGAGAAGCTTGATTTGGAGGCCCATATTGAAGTGGCCATTTCAACGTACGGAGACCAAAACACAAGGGGCAATGGTTCTGGTTTTGTCACACGGCAAATTCAATGCCTCGTGAATCATGAAAATGAACCTCGACCAAAAACAACGAAAATGAGCACTCTACTTGGAggagaaatataaaatatttgcGTGGTTATGGCATATTCAGTTTATGTAATCACAATTAATAAATTTAGTTAAATGAGCTTTTTATGGTTTAAAAGTTTTCTACTTTTCTTACAGtaaatatattgaatttttttaagagTAAATCACCTAAATAAATTATTTCCTACTTAATATTATACTGTTGttctaaattaatttttgttacacATATATCTTATAAAAATCATTCTCAAAACGAATAGTAAATCAGAatgatttttataaaatatatacgtAACAAAAATCAACTTAGGATAATGGTGTAATAGTGAATGAAAAATTACTTATATATGTGATTTATCCtattaatatctttaataaaCATCCTGAAAACACTTATTACTAATTATCttcaagtaaaaaaaataaatttaatatataactcACTCCTTATTTATCTACACTACAAAAAATGAGAAAACTCTTATTttaattaacatttttttattagtcACCAACATCATGCATTTATGACATTTGAGAAATCTCGTTAAAATTTCTCATCAACTCGCCAAAAATGTTttgctttttatttaaaaagaaaaaaaaagtagaaatataATGAAGATAAGACACTTGTGGAGAACTCGTGCCACATAAACACACAGCTCCCATCTCAACCATTCAAAATCCAATCCAACGGTCCAAATTGACCTTCCACAACCAACCACAAACACATACAATATTATCATTGCCACTATCCAAAAAACCAAACTTTCCATAATTTCCAACCACCCCATTTTCCATTTCTATCAAAATTCATCAATGGCTTCAGTGATCATGTCATTTGCACCAGCAACAGGTAGAGTCTTTGCAGCAACAGCAGCAAAAGGTGCTTCTGGTGGCAACAAAGAAGAGAAGGGTTTGCTTGATTGGATCCTTGGCAATTTGCAGAAGGAAGATCAGCTTCTTGAAACTGATCCAATTCTCAAGAAGGTTGAGGACAAGAGTGGCGGAGGAACCACTAATGGCGGCCGCAGGAACTCCGTCACCGTGccgcagaagaagaagaatggtggATTTGGAGGCTTGTTTGCTAAGaactgaaaattaattgaaaaaaggaaaaaagatgaAGCATTTTAATTTCCATTGCTATATAATTTACCTTGTTTAAAGGTTATGTTAAATTCTCTTGACCATTATGGAATATTTTTATGCTGTGTGTCCTTTTTTTGCTCTTATTGGTCATTTGTATTTACAGAACAAATGGATTCATTTTTGGATCAGTTAGAATTGCCAGGTACATTCTGTTTTCAACAATTTGGATTGTTTGAAGTCTTTAGGCCAATTTGGTAATTTAGTTTACTTATCTTGGCAATTAACTTGAATTTATGTGATACATATAGTTTGTAATAGAGCAAATTCATCATCTTAATTATCTTTCTAATACTTAAACgaataaaaattgaaatatatacATTGaagacaaaaaattcaaaaattttctttatttaaaaataattaaaaaaataaattagtactCCCAatatgaagataaaaaaaaattaataaatagttTGAAACCAGTTATTATGTAAGATATccacaatttcattttcattttcactttgcaGATGACCACCCAAAATGAGATTCATTGTCAAATGAGATTTACTAAATCATACAATTAGCTAGTTAGCAAGTGATGTTGTTGGTCTATGCAATGTTAGTGATACActtaagaaaataaagagatttctTGCTCAAGAAAATGTCAGTTTAAGATCTATTAGCCTAGCTATggacttaaataaataaatagttgcAATCTCTAGCATCCTCCCATTATCAGATTAAATATTCCACAATACTGTGATGTTTATATGTGGTCATGGTTACAGTTTACTACAGTTGATTTAAGCATGATCTGCTGTGAAATATTATCGCATAGCTTGATTCATGTATCCAACCTAATAGAACAAACTTAACTTGTTATTGTATAGTTGATTAAGCATATAAAAGTTGGCTTTCAAATTGATAAGAAGTTTatctatatttaaaaaataataataaaaaataataaacgcATTCATATACAACCATACATATACAAACAAAAGCAGTGTCAAA
This window contains:
- the LOC112720025 gene encoding uncharacterized protein, whose protein sequence is MASVIMSFAPATGRVFAATAAKGASGGNKEEKGLLDWILGNLQKEDQLLETDPILKKVEDKSGGGTTNGGRRNSVTVPQKKKNGGFGGLFAKN